The sequence below is a genomic window from Paucibacter aquatile.
GCTCGTGCGCTCAGTTCCAGCAAGGTTGCTTGCACATCCTCGGCCCGTGGTGTGGTGCTCAAGCGATCCAGGTGTTGCTGCAGCCAGGCGCGATGGAATAGGTCGCGCCCTGTGCTGCGTGGTGGTGGCTTGGCGAAGAAGGGCTCGGCCAGCAGGGCGAGCAAGAGCTCGGGCACGACCTGACCCTGGGCGGCCCAGCTGCCCTCGGCGTCGTAGTCCTGACCTTGGTGCTCGGCGATCCAGGCGTCCATCAGGCAGTTGCCGGGGCCGCAGTCGAAACCGAGGGTGCGGCCGTCCGCAGGCAAGAGGCTGATATTGCTGATGCCGCCGATATTGAGCACCGCAAGGCTTTCGTCGGCGCGCCCGAAAACCGCGCGGTGGAAGGCGGGCACCAGGGGCGCGCCCTGGCCGCCGGCGGCCACATCGCGGCTGCGCAGGTCGCAAACCACGGAGATGCCGCTTTGCTCGGCCAGCAGGGCGCCGTTGAGCAGCTGGCTGGTGTAGCCGATGCCGTCAAATTCTCCCGGGCGATGGCGCACGGTTTGGCCATGGGCGCCAAGTGCCCGGATGTCCTGAGGGCGCAGTGCGCATCGCTCCAGGAGCTGGGCCACCAGATCCGCATAGCTGCGCGCCAGCGCATTGGCAGCCAGCGCGGCACGGTGAAGCTCGTCGGGCCCGCTCTGGTTCAGGCTCAGCAGCTCCTCGCGCAAGGCTTTGGAAAAAGGCTGGTGGGCGTGGCCCAGGCTTTGC
It includes:
- a CDS encoding anhydro-N-acetylmuramic acid kinase: MSDLFIGLMSGTSLDGVDAVLARFPEAGGAMQSLGHAHQPFSKALREELLSLNQSGPDELHRAALAANALARSYADLVAQLLERCALRPQDIRALGAHGQTVRHRPGEFDGIGYTSQLLNGALLAEQSGISVVCDLRSRDVAAGGQGAPLVPAFHRAVFGRADESLAVLNIGGISNISLLPADGRTLGFDCGPGNCLMDAWIAEHQGQDYDAEGSWAAQGQVVPELLLALLAEPFFAKPPPRSTGRDLFHRAWLQQHLDRLSTTPRAEDVQATLLELSARAVADSLRSEEQVLSRLLVCGGGALNRQLMQRLQALLPGTQVARSDEAGLPVMEVEAAAFAWLAMRFVRGLPGNLPAVTGAAGPRILGALHPA